The following coding sequences are from one Nonlabens arenilitoris window:
- a CDS encoding phosphatase PAP2 family protein: MKKLMFCLCFLGLLISQGQSNGSSFNDDKQSLWNDFTYDMGNVFQGVGYAYTRPLYWQNDDFYILGATAGTTLGLYAYDDELRQYFVNHKQDVPNLILDYGWYAGSPQNNYGATGAVYLTGLFTRNEKLRRTGVLLLSSATATGFLQQFTKSVAGRARPQTNLGKNHFKPFGGSAGYRSFPSGHAVLTFTNAHVIAKQFDSWWIKGPIYAIGMTPGLTRIYEEQHWASDVFLSWVLSYFVVESIDKYLDKKYDQKYNSDSKDNLTSLNFTFSGNRLGVVYSF, from the coding sequence ATGAAAAAATTGATGTTTTGCTTGTGTTTTCTAGGTTTATTAATATCTCAAGGGCAATCTAATGGTAGTAGTTTTAATGATGACAAGCAATCCTTATGGAATGATTTCACCTATGATATGGGGAATGTTTTTCAAGGTGTAGGCTATGCATATACTAGACCACTATATTGGCAAAATGATGATTTTTATATATTAGGTGCTACAGCTGGTACGACCTTAGGTCTGTATGCTTATGACGATGAATTAAGACAATATTTTGTCAATCATAAACAAGATGTGCCTAATTTGATATTGGATTATGGGTGGTATGCTGGTAGTCCACAAAACAACTATGGAGCTACAGGTGCAGTTTATCTCACTGGTCTGTTTACTCGAAATGAGAAATTAAGAAGAACTGGCGTTTTACTGTTATCGTCAGCAACCGCAACGGGCTTTTTACAACAATTTACTAAGTCAGTAGCTGGTAGGGCGCGACCACAAACTAATTTAGGAAAAAATCATTTTAAACCATTCGGTGGATCTGCTGGTTATCGATCTTTTCCATCGGGACATGCCGTACTTACGTTTACAAATGCTCACGTTATTGCAAAGCAATTTGATAGTTGGTGGATCAAAGGTCCTATATATGCCATAGGTATGACTCCTGGATTAACACGTATATATGAAGAACAGCACTGGGCTAGTGATGTGTTTTTAAGTTGGGTTTTAAGTTACTTTGTAGTGGAGAGTATCGATAAATACTTAGATAAGAAGTATGATCAAAAATATAATTCTGACTCTAAGGATAATCTAACTTCTCTAAATTTCACTTTTTCTGGTAATAGGCTAGGTGTTGTTTATTCATTCTAG
- a CDS encoding HYC_CC_PP family protein, which translates to MLKNISVLMMAVVVLCSTLSFSVHKHFCGPFLKDISIVVPSHGCGMETNNTTESCAVALEKSCCNDVIELVKGQDDLKLSWDHFKLDQQQFIVLFTHSYIYSITGDDFVDTPFTSYSPPLVTRDIPVLHQSFLI; encoded by the coding sequence ATGCTCAAAAATATATCTGTGCTTATGATGGCGGTAGTAGTATTATGCTCTACCCTATCATTCAGTGTGCATAAACATTTTTGTGGTCCATTTTTAAAAGACATTTCCATAGTCGTTCCTTCTCATGGCTGTGGAATGGAGACCAACAACACAACTGAATCCTGTGCTGTTGCACTAGAAAAAAGTTGTTGTAATGATGTTATAGAATTAGTAAAAGGTCAAGATGATTTAAAATTATCATGGGATCATTTTAAACTCGACCAGCAACAGTTTATAGTTCTATTCACTCATTCTTACATCTACTCGATCACTGGTGATGATTTTGTAGACACACCTTTTACATCTTACTCACCGCCTCTGGTCACACGGGACATACCAGTGTTGCACCAGTCTTTTCTTATCTAA
- a CDS encoding heavy metal translocating P-type ATPase, translating to MKHTYHIQGMTCNGCRTDVENKLNNMEHVQNAVVTLENEKAIINMDAHINLDSFQKALSPKYKIDIIEETNVFKKSAFAKAETKKSKLQQLKPLFLILSYIAVATILLNYNRENWNEAMLDFMGLFFIVFSFFKILDLKGFPESFKMYDPLAKLIPTYAWIYPFIETALGLMFLMRFQINIALLITLIILSITTGGVTKTLLDKKSIQCACLGTALKLPMTEATFIENAIMIIMAVLMLIS from the coding sequence ATGAAACACACGTATCACATTCAAGGAATGACCTGCAATGGTTGCCGTACTGATGTTGAGAATAAATTGAACAATATGGAACATGTTCAAAATGCTGTCGTGACCTTAGAAAACGAGAAAGCTATAATCAACATGGATGCTCATATAAATCTTGACTCCTTCCAAAAAGCATTGTCCCCTAAGTATAAGATTGATATAATAGAGGAAACAAATGTTTTTAAGAAATCTGCTTTCGCAAAAGCGGAAACCAAAAAGTCTAAGCTACAACAATTAAAACCTTTATTTTTAATTTTAAGCTACATCGCGGTAGCAACCATTTTACTAAATTATAATCGAGAGAACTGGAATGAAGCCATGCTTGATTTTATGGGCTTGTTCTTTATCGTATTTAGCTTTTTTAAAATTTTAGATTTAAAGGGTTTTCCAGAAAGTTTCAAAATGTATGATCCATTAGCAAAGTTAATCCCAACATATGCATGGATTTATCCTTTTATTGAAACGGCGCTGGGCTTGATGTTTTTAATGAGGTTTCAAATAAATATCGCGCTACTTATTACATTGATTATTTTAAGTATAACTACTGGTGGAGTAACTAAAACTTTATTAGATAAAAAATCTATTCAGTGTGCCTGTCTAGGAACGGCATTAAAACTACCAATGACTGAGGCGACCTTTATTGAGAATGCTATTATGATTATTATGGCAGTATTAATGCTGATAAGCTAA
- a CDS encoding NHL repeat-containing protein yields the protein MRTFIYTIVAAVTIISCTDKAAVAQDWQFEKVIDLDGINPIGIAMDGNDIFLSDGDHNRIVKVAEDGSILFEMEGFERPMHIDFGEADFEITDKVTTSLLKERALFVPEYGRDSIAVIRDHKRDYLVLQDSLDAPAAISIFKNEIAIADFYPNRVLYYNGKEWISIGTEGKELGQLYYPTDVQITKSHIYIADAYNHRAQVFDKTGKAIAIIGADLKINAATGIFVTDEEVFLTDFENGRILIFDMKYQLKQIIETNIDKPTDVYVQDGFMYITNYRKGQLIKYALKDIENEQS from the coding sequence ATGAGAACGTTTATATATACCATCGTGGCTGCGGTCACGATAATCTCATGTACAGATAAAGCTGCTGTGGCACAGGACTGGCAGTTTGAAAAAGTAATCGACCTAGATGGTATCAACCCTATAGGTATTGCTATGGATGGTAATGATATCTTTCTAAGTGATGGCGATCATAATCGTATAGTTAAGGTAGCTGAAGACGGAAGTATTTTATTTGAGATGGAAGGCTTTGAAAGACCAATGCATATAGATTTTGGAGAGGCAGACTTTGAAATTACAGATAAAGTCACCACTTCTTTACTCAAAGAAAGAGCCCTTTTTGTACCAGAATATGGACGTGACTCTATAGCTGTAATTAGAGATCATAAAAGAGACTACCTGGTATTGCAGGACTCATTAGACGCTCCAGCAGCAATTAGCATATTTAAAAATGAAATCGCTATTGCAGACTTCTATCCTAATCGAGTACTTTATTATAATGGAAAGGAATGGATAAGTATAGGCACAGAAGGCAAAGAACTAGGACAGCTCTACTACCCTACAGATGTGCAAATCACAAAAAGCCACATTTACATTGCCGATGCCTATAACCATAGGGCGCAAGTTTTTGATAAGACTGGAAAAGCTATTGCTATTATAGGAGCTGATTTAAAAATTAATGCCGCTACAGGAATTTTTGTAACAGATGAGGAAGTATTTCTAACAGATTTTGAAAATGGCCGCATTCTCATTTTTGACATGAAATATCAATTGAAACAGATCATAGAAACTAACATCGATAAACCTACAGATGTTTATGTCCAAGATGGATTCATGTATATCACTAATTACCGCAAAGGCCAATTGATTAAGTATGCACTTAAAGATATAGAAAATGAACAATCTTAA
- the argC gene encoding N-acetyl-gamma-glutamyl-phosphate reductase produces the protein MIKAGIIGGAGYTAGELIRLLIHHDEVVIDFIYSTSNAGNAVSDVHQDLLGTTDLVFTNQLNNNVDVLFLCLGHGNSKSFLEKHQFSKNTKIIDLSNDFRLIEYARFRESEFTYGLCEYQKEEIKKATHVANPGCFATAIQLAILPLAAQQLIKEDVHVNAVTGATGAGTSLSPTTHFTWRDNNFSHYKAFTHQHLGEINQTLKQSQQDFNSNVLFVPNRGDFSRGIFATAYTKIDLSLEKIKDLYKDYYKDSPFVFVSDKEVHLKQVVNTNKCLIHLHKHNDILLITSVIDNLLKGASGQAVQNMNLMYDFPEDQGLQLKANFF, from the coding sequence ATGATTAAAGCAGGAATAATAGGTGGTGCAGGTTACACAGCAGGAGAATTAATAAGACTTTTAATTCACCATGATGAGGTAGTCATAGATTTTATATACTCAACCTCAAACGCTGGTAATGCCGTAAGCGATGTGCATCAAGATCTTTTGGGTACTACAGATTTGGTGTTTACAAACCAGTTAAATAACAATGTGGATGTTTTGTTTTTATGTCTAGGCCATGGCAATTCAAAATCTTTTTTAGAGAAGCATCAATTTTCAAAGAATACAAAAATTATCGATTTAAGTAATGATTTTAGGTTGATAGAATATGCACGCTTTCGCGAAAGCGAGTTCACATATGGACTGTGCGAGTATCAAAAAGAAGAGATTAAAAAAGCTACTCATGTGGCAAATCCAGGATGTTTTGCAACAGCGATACAACTTGCCATTTTACCACTAGCAGCACAACAATTGATAAAAGAAGATGTGCATGTAAATGCGGTTACTGGTGCAACTGGTGCAGGCACAAGTCTGTCACCTACAACACATTTCACTTGGAGAGATAATAATTTCTCACACTATAAAGCTTTTACGCATCAGCATCTAGGAGAAATAAATCAGACTTTAAAACAGTCACAACAAGATTTTAATTCTAATGTGTTATTTGTGCCTAATCGTGGTGATTTCAGCAGGGGAATTTTTGCGACAGCTTATACTAAAATAGACCTATCACTAGAAAAAATAAAAGACCTTTATAAGGACTACTATAAAGACTCGCCATTTGTATTTGTGTCCGATAAAGAAGTGCATTTAAAGCAAGTAGTTAATACTAATAAGTGTCTTATTCATCTACATAAGCATAATGACATTTTATTAATTACGAGTGTCATCGATAACTTATTGAAAGGAGCGTCTGGACAGGCAGTACAAAATATGAACTTGATGTATGATTTTCCAGAGGATCAAGGTTTACAACTTAAAGCCAACTTTTTTTAA
- a CDS encoding heavy-metal-associated domain-containing protein: MKQITIILSIVIGLMGVSQLDAQSSKDRDQFEVQVDGLGCPFCAYGLEKKFKEFKGIKDIAIDIETGDFSFTYPAAKELTMEAVVAQVVKAGYTPNDAKITRANGTVETNKAAEKEVISEVTTSKLYVNGMCGMCKARIEKATTAVSGVASAVWDIDTKMLTVSYDHQLTSEKDIEKAAAGVGHDTNSTRATDDSYDNLHPCCKYERAN; encoded by the coding sequence ATGAAACAAATAACCATTATTTTAAGCATAGTAATAGGCCTGATGGGCGTATCACAATTAGATGCACAATCAAGTAAAGATAGAGACCAATTTGAAGTACAAGTAGACGGTTTAGGCTGTCCATTTTGTGCATATGGTCTAGAGAAAAAGTTTAAAGAATTTAAAGGTATTAAAGATATCGCTATTGATATAGAAACCGGAGATTTCTCATTTACTTATCCAGCGGCAAAAGAGTTAACTATGGAAGCTGTTGTAGCCCAAGTAGTAAAAGCGGGATATACGCCTAACGACGCAAAAATTACACGCGCAAATGGTACAGTTGAAACTAACAAAGCAGCTGAAAAAGAAGTTATCAGTGAAGTGACCACATCTAAATTGTACGTAAATGGTATGTGCGGTATGTGTAAGGCACGTATAGAAAAAGCTACCACCGCTGTATCTGGTGTAGCTAGTGCCGTATGGGACATAGACACTAAAATGTTAACCGTAAGTTATGACCATCAACTGACTAGTGAAAAAGATATTGAAAAGGCAGCGGCTGGTGTAGGTCACGATACTAACAGTACTAGAGCTACAGACGATAGTTATGATAACTTGCATCCATGTTGCAAATATGAAAGAGCAAACTAA
- a CDS encoding argininosuccinate synthase, whose product MAYSGGLDTSYCAVYLSQDLGYEVHAVCVNTGGFTQEDLKTIESNAYKMGVSTFKAIDAVSTFYDKVVKYLIYGNVLKNNTYPLSVSAERIVQAIEIIEYAKTIDAQFIAHGSTGAGNDQVRFDMIFQTLAPHIEIITPIRDGKLSRKQEIDYLIENGIAMSWEKSQYSVNKGLWGTSVGGAETLTSLKALPEEAYPSQIQKEGKEQVKLAFKKGELIAVNGKEQSSELAIQQLNDLASSYAIGRDIHVGDTIVGMKGRVGFEAAAALITIKAHHLLEKHTLTKWQLQHKDYLSSFYGMHLHEGQYLDPVMRDMEAFLESSQAKVTGDVYVTLQPYHFTLDGIESVNDLMNAKFGTYGEENKAWTASEAKGFIKIIGNSNKIYNQIHQES is encoded by the coding sequence ATAGCCTATAGTGGCGGACTGGACACCTCATATTGTGCCGTATATCTTTCACAAGATCTAGGTTATGAAGTGCATGCTGTGTGTGTGAACACAGGTGGTTTTACTCAAGAAGACCTTAAAACTATAGAATCTAACGCTTATAAAATGGGCGTGAGCACTTTTAAAGCAATAGACGCTGTCAGTACTTTTTATGATAAAGTCGTTAAGTATTTGATTTATGGAAACGTGTTGAAGAACAATACGTATCCACTATCGGTAAGTGCAGAGCGTATTGTACAAGCCATTGAGATAATTGAATATGCAAAAACCATAGACGCACAATTTATCGCTCATGGAAGTACTGGCGCCGGAAATGATCAAGTACGTTTTGATATGATTTTTCAAACTCTAGCACCACATATAGAAATTATTACACCTATAAGAGATGGTAAACTATCTCGTAAACAAGAGATAGATTATCTCATAGAAAATGGAATAGCTATGTCTTGGGAAAAGTCTCAATATTCTGTCAATAAAGGACTGTGGGGAACTAGTGTCGGTGGAGCAGAAACACTGACTTCGCTCAAGGCTTTGCCAGAAGAAGCTTATCCATCACAAATTCAAAAAGAAGGAAAAGAACAAGTAAAATTGGCCTTTAAAAAAGGAGAGTTAATTGCTGTAAATGGGAAAGAGCAATCTTCAGAACTGGCTATACAACAACTCAATGATCTTGCATCTTCATATGCTATAGGTAGAGATATCCATGTAGGCGATACCATAGTAGGTATGAAAGGTAGAGTAGGTTTTGAAGCCGCAGCAGCGTTGATTACTATAAAAGCACACCATTTATTAGAAAAACACACACTTACTAAGTGGCAGTTACAGCACAAAGATTATCTGTCTAGTTTTTATGGAATGCACCTGCATGAAGGTCAGTACCTCGATCCTGTAATGCGTGACATGGAGGCTTTCTTAGAAAGTAGCCAGGCCAAAGTTACTGGAGATGTTTATGTCACTTTACAACCTTATCACTTTACTCTGGATGGTATAGAATCGGTAAACGATTTAATGAATGCAAAATTCGGTACTTATGGAGAGGAGAATAAAGCATGGACAGCAAGTGAGGCCAAAGGTTTTATCAAGATCATAGGAAACAGCAATAAGATTTATAACCAGATACATCAAGAATCATGA
- a CDS encoding DMT family transporter gives MWMYLGLLAALFLGLHNLCKKHAVRGNEVFPVLLGTLIAGFLLILPFYIGSIYAPEATKEIGFYVETIPWSTHGYIVIKSMIMAASWILAYQALKHLPLTIVTPIRSAGPFFTFIGAIFIYKEAPNNYQWIGFFLIILSVLLYSRIGKKEGIHFKSNKWIFAIIGATFLGASSGLYDKFLIQSLMLNPQTLQFWFCFYTIIILLIILSITWFPYAQKRKDFKFRWSIPAVGILLQTADYFYFKALQDPDAMIMLLSAIKRSQIIIAVVIGGLIFKEQNKRQKLIPLAGIMIGVFLILYS, from the coding sequence ATGTGGATGTATTTAGGCTTGCTTGCCGCTTTATTTTTAGGATTACACAATTTATGTAAGAAGCATGCCGTACGTGGCAATGAGGTGTTTCCTGTTTTATTAGGAACATTAATCGCTGGCTTTTTATTAATCTTACCTTTTTACATCGGCTCTATCTATGCGCCTGAAGCAACTAAAGAAATAGGTTTCTATGTGGAGACTATACCATGGTCCACACATGGTTACATTGTTATAAAATCTATGATAATGGCAGCATCATGGATACTGGCCTATCAAGCCCTTAAACATTTACCGCTCACTATCGTTACACCTATACGATCTGCAGGTCCATTTTTCACCTTTATAGGCGCCATATTTATTTATAAAGAAGCTCCTAATAACTATCAATGGATAGGCTTTTTCTTAATCATATTATCGGTCTTATTATACTCTAGAATAGGTAAAAAAGAAGGCATCCATTTTAAAAGTAATAAATGGATTTTTGCGATTATAGGCGCTACATTTTTAGGGGCTTCTAGTGGACTATATGATAAGTTCTTAATACAGAGTTTAATGCTTAATCCACAAACGTTACAATTTTGGTTTTGCTTTTACACTATTATAATCTTACTGATTATCTTATCCATCACATGGTTTCCTTATGCCCAAAAACGCAAAGATTTTAAATTTAGGTGGTCTATTCCTGCAGTTGGTATATTATTACAAACTGCAGACTATTTTTATTTCAAAGCACTACAGGATCCTGACGCCATGATCATGTTACTGTCTGCTATTAAACGTAGCCAAATTATTATAGCCGTAGTGATAGGCGGATTAATTTTTAAGGAACAAAACAAACGTCAAAAACTCATACCACTTGCAGGTATCATGATAGGTGTGTTTTTGATATTATATTCTTAA
- a CDS encoding GNAT family N-acetyltransferase, translated as MEIVIAHKSHSKYAQIICDTIADAAKVRGTGIAKRTPEYVTTKMENGNAVIALDNGKFAGFCYIEKWGHGKFVANSGLIVHPDYRNLGLAKQIKERIFLLSKEKFPDAKIFSITTGLAVMKMNSDLGYKPVTFSELTDDQQFWNGCQTCKNYDILQRTEQKMCLCTGMIYDPSKKTTEEKKPIKKSVFNRLKQIKQTLILKKDQNEQ; from the coding sequence ATGGAAATTGTTATTGCTCATAAATCGCATTCAAAATATGCGCAAATCATTTGTGATACTATAGCCGATGCTGCCAAAGTGCGCGGCACAGGAATAGCAAAACGTACACCAGAATATGTCACTACCAAAATGGAAAATGGCAACGCGGTTATCGCACTGGATAACGGAAAATTTGCAGGTTTTTGTTACATAGAGAAATGGGGACACGGCAAGTTTGTCGCAAACTCAGGCCTTATTGTGCATCCAGATTATAGAAATCTAGGACTGGCCAAACAAATTAAAGAACGCATCTTTTTACTCTCTAAAGAAAAATTTCCTGATGCAAAGATATTCAGCATCACCACTGGACTTGCTGTTATGAAAATGAATAGTGATTTAGGTTATAAGCCTGTAACTTTTTCTGAATTAACAGACGACCAGCAATTCTGGAACGGTTGCCAGACCTGCAAGAACTATGATATCCTACAACGTACAGAACAAAAAATGTGCTTGTGTACAGGTATGATCTATGATCCTTCTAAGAAAACAACCGAAGAAAAGAAACCTATTAAAAAGTCTGTTTTCAACAGATTAAAACAAATTAAGCAAACGCTTATTCTCAAAAAAGATCAAAATGAACAGTAA
- a CDS encoding acetolactate decarboxylase: MNNLKLLFIPVLLMLYGCKDEKSVDYSVLHTGALINLMSGNLEATASLDSIQDLPYLYALGALENLKGEIQIFNGKSYVSKAFDKDSVLLERDFNHKAALLVYAQVEEWTNSIMLEQFSDLKSIEQQIEKQASLHGIDTNQPFPFLIRGEVDQVNWHVINWKDGDKEHNHKKHQESGAYGIIENQEIEIIGFYSTKHKAVFTHHTTFLHMHFKEVNDHMIAGHVDDLKASKATLYIPKIR, encoded by the coding sequence ATGAACAATCTTAAACTTCTATTTATACCTGTATTACTTATGCTGTATGGTTGTAAGGATGAAAAATCTGTAGATTATTCTGTATTACATACTGGTGCTTTAATAAATTTAATGTCTGGAAATCTAGAGGCGACTGCGTCTCTAGATTCCATTCAAGACTTACCTTATCTCTATGCGCTGGGTGCCTTAGAAAACCTGAAAGGGGAAATTCAAATTTTTAATGGTAAATCATATGTTAGTAAAGCTTTTGATAAGGACAGTGTACTTTTAGAACGAGACTTTAACCATAAAGCTGCTCTACTAGTATATGCACAGGTAGAAGAGTGGACTAACTCTATAATGTTAGAACAGTTTAGTGATCTTAAATCAATAGAACAACAAATAGAAAAACAGGCATCACTTCACGGAATAGATACAAATCAACCTTTTCCCTTTCTAATTAGAGGAGAAGTGGATCAAGTAAATTGGCATGTGATTAATTGGAAAGATGGAGATAAAGAACATAATCATAAAAAACATCAAGAATCTGGAGCTTATGGAATCATTGAAAATCAAGAAATTGAAATTATAGGTTTTTATTCCACTAAACACAAAGCTGTATTTACACACCACACCACGTTTCTACATATGCATTTTAAAGAAGTGAACGATCATATGATTGCTGGTCATGTAGATGATTTAAAGGCTAGTAAAGCAACACTTTATATACCTAAAATACGATGA